From Drosophila suzukii chromosome 2R, CBGP_Dsuzu_IsoJpt1.0, whole genome shotgun sequence, a single genomic window includes:
- the side-VIII gene encoding nephrin isoform X2, with amino-acid sequence MGRSCSRWLSLPLCLLVLFVLSTLNGQAAAASRVRVSSSTTMTRNIEEENALLLLLAGPPVLAESIMGTVGRLPCNVTPPIYEDRVALVIWYKVGLKTPIYSVDTRDSNFAQGTHWSDETYRERLSFHVEGRAGTLTMKSTTEDDTGEYRCRVDFQKSPTRNSKVNLTVIIPPESVIILDSKGATIKDHTLGPYNEGSGINITCVAIGGRPQPRVTWLHGNTVYKDASVGQSLSERRVANVLSLQRLERRNLHMQLTCRAENNNLTTPIISSVVLDMNLRPLIVKLQGENRPLSAGNSYQLSCVVIGARPAPTITWWKGSTPMKNTHEIGNPDGNMTTSVLTFTPTIDDRGKFLSCRAEQSMIPESGLEDGWKLDIYHIPVVSLELGTNSLNSTLREGIDVFFECNIKSNPWIYKVSWRHNGEILANNPAEGIAVSNQSLVLQNASRARSGIYTCVGSNREGDGESNPVQLDIRFAPVCRPRQRVSYSSGRHETVKVACEIDANPAEATYVWKFNATQGETVDIPASQVAVDRGRSIAHYTPMTENDYGTLLCWATNEIGDQSEPCVYTIVPAGEPDPLLNCTVLNQTSTGFQIECIEGFDGGLQQDFIMEVYMNGTTRHPKISKSKRPYFEVSGLVPGMGYNVFLIAHNSKGRSNATILQVYTLKDPEKQTVKITFTKSFQGFRPAYPKSKATATTTSDCVCDEDEFINLGKGIGLDVGKDVDQQEDLSLAYAPVIEDIRPFLGILAGIVGSVFLVALIIVIVVRVRGSSGRDRNNYSHPGSGVVGVGGTTTGNGSGMGGVGGVGGMGGTTANGNGSLGLLASNNNGSLVIGTLGHNGGQSVQDMHRIGRETCHVTSSLDSIDKNPDIIPQDGHDLDDEWTTKGHGRAYATAAMAEQNAVITSGTYDHLMPTYAVVDKKTGPPPAHGPYIQYNTLIPVSKMGAYANQQQQLQQQPQQKTELSYSDLTAPLVGGPVSVQRMAPYCSATLGRPGRQTELKRAEPNIYSQIDLAHHPMPMYSTSPMFGTNSTITGVTMSHPSQLATFSPTPPPPIFTHSMVTTGDGLLQPVTCMGLVATSSAASVPGSVPLPPQQQQHQQQQQQQLTAANGGNGSIVGMGMSLYGSDVGKPQLLKTVPEEVHHQLNGEDVLIAQDRNLGSGTRF; translated from the exons GTCCTCCCGTGCTGGCTGAGTCCATTATGGGAACGGTCGGCCGCCTGCCCTGCAACGTCACCCCGCCCATCTACGAGGACCGAGTGGCCCTGGTCATCTGGTACAAGGTGGGCCTGAAGACGCCCATTTACAG TGTGGACACACGCGACTCAAACTTCGCCCAGGGAACACACTGGTCGGACGAGACCTATCGGGAGCGACTCTCCTTCCACGTGGAAGGACGTGCTGGCACGCTGACCATGAAGTCAACCACCGAGGACGACACGGGCGAGTATCGCTGCCGCGTCGACTTCCAGAAGAGTCCGACCCGTAACTCCAAAGTGAATTTAACTGTCATAA TTCCGCCCGAATCGGTGATTATATTGGACAGCAAGGGGGCCACCATCAAGGATCACACTCTGGGTCCCTACAACGAGGGCTCTGGGATAAACATCACGTGCGTGGCCATCGGCG GTCGCCCCCAGCCGAGGGTCACCTGGCTGCACGGCAACACCGTCTACAAGGACGCCAGTGTGGGCCAATCCCTGTCCGAGCGACGGGTGGCCAATGTGCTGTCCCTGCAGCGACTGGAGCGCAGGAATCTCCACATGCAGCTAACGTGCCGGGCGGAGAACAATAATTTGACAACGCCAATTATCAGCAGTGTCGTCCTCGACATGAACC TGCGCCCTTTGATTGTGAAGCTGCAGGGGGAGAATCGACCATTGTCGGCTGGGAATTCTTATCAGCTCAGCTGCGTTGTCATCGGAGCACGTCCAGCGCCGACGATTACCTGGTGGAAGGGCAGTACCCCCATGAAGAATACCCATGAGATT GGCAATCCGGATGGGAATATGACCACCTCGGTGCTGACATTCACGCCCACCATCGATGATCGCGGCAAGTTCCTGTCCTGCCGGGCGGAGCAGAGCATGATACCCGAGTCCGGACTGGAGGACGGCTGGAAATTGGACATCTATC ACATACCGGTGGTGAGTCTGGAGCTGGGAACCAATTCGCTGAACTCCACGCTGCGCGAGGGCATCGATGTGTTCTTCGAGTGCAACATCAAGTCGAATCCCTGGATATACAAAGTTAGCTGGCGGCACAAT GGTGAGATTCTGGCCAACAATCCCGCCGAAGGCATAGCCGTGTCCAACCAGAGCCTGGTGCTCCAGAACGCCAGCCGGGCCAGAAGTGGCATCTACACCTGTGTGGGCAGCAATCGGGAGGGCGACGGCGAGAGCAATCCCGTCCAGCTGGACATACGAT TTGCACCTGTTTGCCGTCCCCGCCAGCGGGTCTCCTACAGTTCGGGCCGGCATGAAACCGTCAAGGTGGCCTGTGAAATTGATGCCAATCCCGCGGAGGCCACCTACGTTTGGAAATTCAATGCAACCCAGGGCGAAACCGTTGACATACCAGCCTCGCAAGTGGCCGTGGATCGGGGCCGTAGTATTGCCCATTACACGCCCATGACGGAGAAT GACTACGGAACGCTGCTCTGCTGGGCGACCAACGAAATTGGCGATCAAAGTGAACCCTGCGTATACACAATAGTCCCGGCAG GCGAGCCGGATCCGTTGCTAAACTGCACAGTGCTCAACCAGACATCCACGGGATTCCAAATCGAATGCATCGAGGGCTTTGATGGCGGCCTGCAGCAGGACTTTATAATGGAGGTTTACATGAATGGAACGACACGCCATCCCAAAATTTCGAAATCAAA GCGACCGTACTTTGAGGTGAGCGGTCTGGTGCCCGGAATGGGTTACAATGTCTTCCTCATCGCCCACAACAGCAAGGGCCGTAGCAACGCCACCATTTTGCAGGTCTATACGCTGAAGGATCCGGAGAAGCAGACGG TTAAAATAACCTTCACTAAGTCCTTTCAAGGATTTAGGCCTGCCTATCCTAAATCAAAAGCGACAGCGACCACCACCAGCGATTGCGTTTGCGATGAGGATGAGTTTATCAACCTGGGCAAGGGAATTGGCCTGGATGTGGGCAAAGACGTTGACCAGCAAGAAG ACCTCTCGTTGGCCTATGCGCCCGTCATCGAGGACATCCGGCCATTCCTCGGCATTCTGGCCGGCATCGTGGGAAGCGTTTTCCTGGTGGCCCTCATCATTGTGATTGTGGTGCGTGTGCGCGGCTCCTCGGGGCGCGATCGCAATAATTACTCGCATCCGGGCAGCGGCGTCGTCGGCGTGGGCGGCACCACCACTGGCAATGGCAGTGGGATGGGTGGTGTCGGAGGCGTAGGCGGAATGGGCGGAACGACGGCCAACGGGAACGGCAGTCTGGGCCTGTTGGCCAGCAACAATAATGGCAGCCTGGTCATCGGCACCCTGGGCCACAATGGTGGGCAATCAGTGCAGGATATGCACCGCATCGGCCGGGAGACGTGCCATGTGACGAGCAGCCTGGACAGCATCGACAAGAATCCGGACATCATACCGCAAG ACGGTCACGACCTGGACGACGAGTGGACGACAAAGGGTCACGGTCGGGCTTACGCCACTGCGGCGATGGCCGAGCAGAACGCCGTGATTACCTCCGGCACCTATGATCACCTGATGCCCACCTATGCCGTGGTCGACAAGAAGACGGGCCCGCCACCCGCCCACGGCCCATACATCCAGTATAATACGCTCATACCCGTTAGCAAAATGGGCGCTTATGCcaatcaacagcagcagctccaGCAGCAGCCGCAACAGAAG ACTGAGCTCAGCTATAGCGATCTGACCGCTCCTCTGGTGGGTGGCCCGGTGAGCGTTCAGCGGATGGCCCCCTATTGCAGCGCGACCTTGGGCCGGCCGGGGAGGCAGACGGAACTTAAGCGGGCGGAGCCGAACATCTACTCGCAG ATCGATCTGGCACATCATCCCATGCCCATGTACTCGACGAGCCCGATGTTTGGCACGAACAGCACCATCACCGGAGTCACAATGTCGCATCCATCACAATTGGCCACCTTCTCGCCGACGCCGCCGCCGCCCATCTTCACCCACAGCATGGTGACCACCGGCGATGGCCTCCTGCAGCCGGTGACGTGCATGGGCCTGGTGGCAACATCTTCGGCAGCATCGGTTCCCGGTTCGGTTCCACTGCCCccgcagcaacagcagcatcagcagcagcagcagcagcagctgacAGCGGCCAATGGCGGAAACGGAAGCATCGTCGGCATGGGCATGAGCCTTTATGGCAGCGATGTG GGAAAGCCACAGCTGCTAAAGACCGTGCCAGAAGAGGTGCACCACCAGTTAAACGGCGAGGATGTCCTGATTGCCCAGGATCGCAATCTCGGATCCGGAACTCGCTTCTGA
- the side-VIII gene encoding uncharacterized protein side-VIII isoform X7 — protein sequence MGRSCSRWLSLPLCLLVLFVLSTLNGQAAAASRVRVSSSTTMTRNIEEENALLLLLAGPPVLAESIMGTVGRLPCNVTPPIYEDRVALVIWYKVGLKTPIYSVDTRDSNFAQGTHWSDETYRERLSFHVEGRAGTLTMKSTTEDDTGEYRCRVDFQKSPTRNSKVNLTVIIPPESVIILDSKGATIKDHTLGPYNEGSGINITCVAIGGRPQPRVTWLHGNTVYKDASVGQSLSERRVANVLSLQRLERRNLHMQLTCRAENNNLTTPIISSVVLDMNLRPLIVKLQGENRPLSAGNSYQLSCVVIGARPAPTITWWKGSTPMKNTHEIGNPDGNMTTSVLTFTPTIDDRGKFLSCRAEQSMIPESGLEDGWKLDIYHIPVVSLELGTNSLNSTLREGIDVFFECNIKSNPWIYKVSWRHNGEILANNPAEGIAVSNQSLVLQNASRARSGIYTCVGSNREGDGESNPVQLDIRFAPVCRPRQRVSYSSGRHETVKVACEIDANPAEATYVWKFNATQGETVDIPASQVAVDRGRSIAHYTPMTENDYGTLLCWATNEIGDQSEPCVYTIVPAGEPDPLLNCTVLNQTSTGFQIECIEGFDGGLQQDFIMEVYMNGTTRHPKISKSKRPYFEVSGLVPGMGYNVFLIAHNSKGRSNATILQVYTLKDPEKQTVKITFTKSFQGFRPAYPKSKATATTTSDCVCDEDEFINLGKGIGLDVGKDVDQQEDLSLAYAPVIEDIRPFLGILAGIVGSVFLVALIIVIVVRVRGSSGRDRNNYSHPGSGVVGVGGTTTGNGSGMGGVGGVGGMGGTTANGNGSLGLLASNNNGSLVIGTLGHNGGQSVQDMHRIGRETCHVTSSLDSIDKNPDIIPQDGHDLDDEWTTKGHGRAYATAAMAEQNAVITSGTYDHLMPTYAVVDKKTGPPPAHGPYIQYNTLIPVSKMGAYANQQQQLQQQPQQKTELSYSDLTAPLVGGPVSVQRMAPYCSATLGRPGRQTELKRAEPNIYSQVNVMMDDEILANLQAATTSGRSYVAGAVVDNVGGAANLYVQGYATRIDLAHHPMPMYSTSPMFGTNSTITGVTMSHPSQLATFSPTPPPPIFTHSMVTTGDGLLQPVTCMGLVATSSAASVPGSVPLPPQQQQHQQQQQQQLTAANGGNGSIVGMGMSLYGSDVGKPQLLKTVPEEVHHQLNGEDVLIAQDRNLGSGTRF from the exons GTCCTCCCGTGCTGGCTGAGTCCATTATGGGAACGGTCGGCCGCCTGCCCTGCAACGTCACCCCGCCCATCTACGAGGACCGAGTGGCCCTGGTCATCTGGTACAAGGTGGGCCTGAAGACGCCCATTTACAG TGTGGACACACGCGACTCAAACTTCGCCCAGGGAACACACTGGTCGGACGAGACCTATCGGGAGCGACTCTCCTTCCACGTGGAAGGACGTGCTGGCACGCTGACCATGAAGTCAACCACCGAGGACGACACGGGCGAGTATCGCTGCCGCGTCGACTTCCAGAAGAGTCCGACCCGTAACTCCAAAGTGAATTTAACTGTCATAA TTCCGCCCGAATCGGTGATTATATTGGACAGCAAGGGGGCCACCATCAAGGATCACACTCTGGGTCCCTACAACGAGGGCTCTGGGATAAACATCACGTGCGTGGCCATCGGCG GTCGCCCCCAGCCGAGGGTCACCTGGCTGCACGGCAACACCGTCTACAAGGACGCCAGTGTGGGCCAATCCCTGTCCGAGCGACGGGTGGCCAATGTGCTGTCCCTGCAGCGACTGGAGCGCAGGAATCTCCACATGCAGCTAACGTGCCGGGCGGAGAACAATAATTTGACAACGCCAATTATCAGCAGTGTCGTCCTCGACATGAACC TGCGCCCTTTGATTGTGAAGCTGCAGGGGGAGAATCGACCATTGTCGGCTGGGAATTCTTATCAGCTCAGCTGCGTTGTCATCGGAGCACGTCCAGCGCCGACGATTACCTGGTGGAAGGGCAGTACCCCCATGAAGAATACCCATGAGATT GGCAATCCGGATGGGAATATGACCACCTCGGTGCTGACATTCACGCCCACCATCGATGATCGCGGCAAGTTCCTGTCCTGCCGGGCGGAGCAGAGCATGATACCCGAGTCCGGACTGGAGGACGGCTGGAAATTGGACATCTATC ACATACCGGTGGTGAGTCTGGAGCTGGGAACCAATTCGCTGAACTCCACGCTGCGCGAGGGCATCGATGTGTTCTTCGAGTGCAACATCAAGTCGAATCCCTGGATATACAAAGTTAGCTGGCGGCACAAT GGTGAGATTCTGGCCAACAATCCCGCCGAAGGCATAGCCGTGTCCAACCAGAGCCTGGTGCTCCAGAACGCCAGCCGGGCCAGAAGTGGCATCTACACCTGTGTGGGCAGCAATCGGGAGGGCGACGGCGAGAGCAATCCCGTCCAGCTGGACATACGAT TTGCACCTGTTTGCCGTCCCCGCCAGCGGGTCTCCTACAGTTCGGGCCGGCATGAAACCGTCAAGGTGGCCTGTGAAATTGATGCCAATCCCGCGGAGGCCACCTACGTTTGGAAATTCAATGCAACCCAGGGCGAAACCGTTGACATACCAGCCTCGCAAGTGGCCGTGGATCGGGGCCGTAGTATTGCCCATTACACGCCCATGACGGAGAAT GACTACGGAACGCTGCTCTGCTGGGCGACCAACGAAATTGGCGATCAAAGTGAACCCTGCGTATACACAATAGTCCCGGCAG GCGAGCCGGATCCGTTGCTAAACTGCACAGTGCTCAACCAGACATCCACGGGATTCCAAATCGAATGCATCGAGGGCTTTGATGGCGGCCTGCAGCAGGACTTTATAATGGAGGTTTACATGAATGGAACGACACGCCATCCCAAAATTTCGAAATCAAA GCGACCGTACTTTGAGGTGAGCGGTCTGGTGCCCGGAATGGGTTACAATGTCTTCCTCATCGCCCACAACAGCAAGGGCCGTAGCAACGCCACCATTTTGCAGGTCTATACGCTGAAGGATCCGGAGAAGCAGACGG TTAAAATAACCTTCACTAAGTCCTTTCAAGGATTTAGGCCTGCCTATCCTAAATCAAAAGCGACAGCGACCACCACCAGCGATTGCGTTTGCGATGAGGATGAGTTTATCAACCTGGGCAAGGGAATTGGCCTGGATGTGGGCAAAGACGTTGACCAGCAAGAAG ACCTCTCGTTGGCCTATGCGCCCGTCATCGAGGACATCCGGCCATTCCTCGGCATTCTGGCCGGCATCGTGGGAAGCGTTTTCCTGGTGGCCCTCATCATTGTGATTGTGGTGCGTGTGCGCGGCTCCTCGGGGCGCGATCGCAATAATTACTCGCATCCGGGCAGCGGCGTCGTCGGCGTGGGCGGCACCACCACTGGCAATGGCAGTGGGATGGGTGGTGTCGGAGGCGTAGGCGGAATGGGCGGAACGACGGCCAACGGGAACGGCAGTCTGGGCCTGTTGGCCAGCAACAATAATGGCAGCCTGGTCATCGGCACCCTGGGCCACAATGGTGGGCAATCAGTGCAGGATATGCACCGCATCGGCCGGGAGACGTGCCATGTGACGAGCAGCCTGGACAGCATCGACAAGAATCCGGACATCATACCGCAAG ACGGTCACGACCTGGACGACGAGTGGACGACAAAGGGTCACGGTCGGGCTTACGCCACTGCGGCGATGGCCGAGCAGAACGCCGTGATTACCTCCGGCACCTATGATCACCTGATGCCCACCTATGCCGTGGTCGACAAGAAGACGGGCCCGCCACCCGCCCACGGCCCATACATCCAGTATAATACGCTCATACCCGTTAGCAAAATGGGCGCTTATGCcaatcaacagcagcagctccaGCAGCAGCCGCAACAGAAG ACTGAGCTCAGCTATAGCGATCTGACCGCTCCTCTGGTGGGTGGCCCGGTGAGCGTTCAGCGGATGGCCCCCTATTGCAGCGCGACCTTGGGCCGGCCGGGGAGGCAGACGGAACTTAAGCGGGCGGAGCCGAACATCTACTCGCAGGTAAATGTGATGATGGACGACGAGATTCTGGCCAACTTGCAGGCGGCCACAACTTCCGGTAGAAGCTATGTGGCAGGTGCAGTGGTCGACAATGTGGGCGGAGCCGCCAATCTCTATGTTCAAGGCTACGCGACGCGG ATCGATCTGGCACATCATCCCATGCCCATGTACTCGACGAGCCCGATGTTTGGCACGAACAGCACCATCACCGGAGTCACAATGTCGCATCCATCACAATTGGCCACCTTCTCGCCGACGCCGCCGCCGCCCATCTTCACCCACAGCATGGTGACCACCGGCGATGGCCTCCTGCAGCCGGTGACGTGCATGGGCCTGGTGGCAACATCTTCGGCAGCATCGGTTCCCGGTTCGGTTCCACTGCCCccgcagcaacagcagcatcagcagcagcagcagcagcagctgacAGCGGCCAATGGCGGAAACGGAAGCATCGTCGGCATGGGCATGAGCCTTTATGGCAGCGATGTG GGAAAGCCACAGCTGCTAAAGACCGTGCCAGAAGAGGTGCACCACCAGTTAAACGGCGAGGATGTCCTGATTGCCCAGGATCGCAATCTCGGATCCGGAACTCGCTTCTGA
- the side-VIII gene encoding uncharacterized protein side-VIII isoform X1, translated as MGRSCSRWLSLPLCLLVLFVLSTLNGQAAAASRVRVSSSTTMTRNIEEENALLLLLAGPPVLAESIMGTVGRLPCNVTPPIYEDRVALVIWYKVGLKTPIYSVDTRDSNFAQGTHWSDETYRERLSFHVEGRAGTLTMKSTTEDDTGEYRCRVDFQKSPTRNSKVNLTVIIPPESVIILDSKGATIKDHTLGPYNEGSGINITCVAIGGRPQPRVTWLHGNTVYKDASVGQSLSERRVANVLSLQRLERRNLHMQLTCRAENNNLTTPIISSVVLDMNLRPLIVKLQGENRPLSAGNSYQLSCVVIGARPAPTITWWKGSTPMKNTHEIGNPDGNMTTSVLTFTPTIDDRGKFLSCRAEQSMIPESGLEDGWKLDIYHIPVVSLELGTNSLNSTLREGIDVFFECNIKSNPWIYKVSWRHNGEILANNPAEGIAVSNQSLVLQNASRARSGIYTCVGSNREGDGESNPVQLDIRFAPVCRPRQRVSYSSGRHETVKVACEIDANPAEATYVWKFNATQGETVDIPASQVAVDRGRSIAHYTPMTENDYGTLLCWATNEIGDQSEPCVYTIVPAGEPDPLLNCTVLNQTSTGFQIECIEGFDGGLQQDFIMEVYMNGTTRHPKISKSKRPYFEVSGLVPGMGYNVFLIAHNSKGRSNATILQVYTLKDPEKQTVKITFTKSFQGFRPAYPKSKATATTTSDCVCDEDEFINLGKGIGLDVGKDVDQQEDLSLAYAPVIEDIRPFLGILAGIVGSVFLVALIIVIVVRVRGSSGRDRNNYSHPGSGVVGVGGTTTGNGSGMGGVGGVGGMGGTTANGNGSLGLLASNNNGSLVIGTLGHNGGQSVQDMHRIGRETCHVTSSLDSIDKNPDIIPQGGLDGHDLDDEWTTKGHGRAYATAAMAEQNAVITSGTYDHLMPTYAVVDKKTGPPPAHGPYIQYNTLIPVSKMGAYANQQQQLQQQPQQKTELSYSDLTAPLVGGPVSVQRMAPYCSATLGRPGRQTELKRAEPNIYSQIDLAHHPMPMYSTSPMFGTNSTITGVTMSHPSQLATFSPTPPPPIFTHSMVTTGDGLLQPVTCMGLVATSSAASVPGSVPLPPQQQQHQQQQQQQLTAANGGNGSIVGMGMSLYGSDVGKPQLLKTVPEEVHHQLNGEDVLIAQDRNLGSGTRF; from the exons GTCCTCCCGTGCTGGCTGAGTCCATTATGGGAACGGTCGGCCGCCTGCCCTGCAACGTCACCCCGCCCATCTACGAGGACCGAGTGGCCCTGGTCATCTGGTACAAGGTGGGCCTGAAGACGCCCATTTACAG TGTGGACACACGCGACTCAAACTTCGCCCAGGGAACACACTGGTCGGACGAGACCTATCGGGAGCGACTCTCCTTCCACGTGGAAGGACGTGCTGGCACGCTGACCATGAAGTCAACCACCGAGGACGACACGGGCGAGTATCGCTGCCGCGTCGACTTCCAGAAGAGTCCGACCCGTAACTCCAAAGTGAATTTAACTGTCATAA TTCCGCCCGAATCGGTGATTATATTGGACAGCAAGGGGGCCACCATCAAGGATCACACTCTGGGTCCCTACAACGAGGGCTCTGGGATAAACATCACGTGCGTGGCCATCGGCG GTCGCCCCCAGCCGAGGGTCACCTGGCTGCACGGCAACACCGTCTACAAGGACGCCAGTGTGGGCCAATCCCTGTCCGAGCGACGGGTGGCCAATGTGCTGTCCCTGCAGCGACTGGAGCGCAGGAATCTCCACATGCAGCTAACGTGCCGGGCGGAGAACAATAATTTGACAACGCCAATTATCAGCAGTGTCGTCCTCGACATGAACC TGCGCCCTTTGATTGTGAAGCTGCAGGGGGAGAATCGACCATTGTCGGCTGGGAATTCTTATCAGCTCAGCTGCGTTGTCATCGGAGCACGTCCAGCGCCGACGATTACCTGGTGGAAGGGCAGTACCCCCATGAAGAATACCCATGAGATT GGCAATCCGGATGGGAATATGACCACCTCGGTGCTGACATTCACGCCCACCATCGATGATCGCGGCAAGTTCCTGTCCTGCCGGGCGGAGCAGAGCATGATACCCGAGTCCGGACTGGAGGACGGCTGGAAATTGGACATCTATC ACATACCGGTGGTGAGTCTGGAGCTGGGAACCAATTCGCTGAACTCCACGCTGCGCGAGGGCATCGATGTGTTCTTCGAGTGCAACATCAAGTCGAATCCCTGGATATACAAAGTTAGCTGGCGGCACAAT GGTGAGATTCTGGCCAACAATCCCGCCGAAGGCATAGCCGTGTCCAACCAGAGCCTGGTGCTCCAGAACGCCAGCCGGGCCAGAAGTGGCATCTACACCTGTGTGGGCAGCAATCGGGAGGGCGACGGCGAGAGCAATCCCGTCCAGCTGGACATACGAT TTGCACCTGTTTGCCGTCCCCGCCAGCGGGTCTCCTACAGTTCGGGCCGGCATGAAACCGTCAAGGTGGCCTGTGAAATTGATGCCAATCCCGCGGAGGCCACCTACGTTTGGAAATTCAATGCAACCCAGGGCGAAACCGTTGACATACCAGCCTCGCAAGTGGCCGTGGATCGGGGCCGTAGTATTGCCCATTACACGCCCATGACGGAGAAT GACTACGGAACGCTGCTCTGCTGGGCGACCAACGAAATTGGCGATCAAAGTGAACCCTGCGTATACACAATAGTCCCGGCAG GCGAGCCGGATCCGTTGCTAAACTGCACAGTGCTCAACCAGACATCCACGGGATTCCAAATCGAATGCATCGAGGGCTTTGATGGCGGCCTGCAGCAGGACTTTATAATGGAGGTTTACATGAATGGAACGACACGCCATCCCAAAATTTCGAAATCAAA GCGACCGTACTTTGAGGTGAGCGGTCTGGTGCCCGGAATGGGTTACAATGTCTTCCTCATCGCCCACAACAGCAAGGGCCGTAGCAACGCCACCATTTTGCAGGTCTATACGCTGAAGGATCCGGAGAAGCAGACGG TTAAAATAACCTTCACTAAGTCCTTTCAAGGATTTAGGCCTGCCTATCCTAAATCAAAAGCGACAGCGACCACCACCAGCGATTGCGTTTGCGATGAGGATGAGTTTATCAACCTGGGCAAGGGAATTGGCCTGGATGTGGGCAAAGACGTTGACCAGCAAGAAG ACCTCTCGTTGGCCTATGCGCCCGTCATCGAGGACATCCGGCCATTCCTCGGCATTCTGGCCGGCATCGTGGGAAGCGTTTTCCTGGTGGCCCTCATCATTGTGATTGTGGTGCGTGTGCGCGGCTCCTCGGGGCGCGATCGCAATAATTACTCGCATCCGGGCAGCGGCGTCGTCGGCGTGGGCGGCACCACCACTGGCAATGGCAGTGGGATGGGTGGTGTCGGAGGCGTAGGCGGAATGGGCGGAACGACGGCCAACGGGAACGGCAGTCTGGGCCTGTTGGCCAGCAACAATAATGGCAGCCTGGTCATCGGCACCCTGGGCCACAATGGTGGGCAATCAGTGCAGGATATGCACCGCATCGGCCGGGAGACGTGCCATGTGACGAGCAGCCTGGACAGCATCGACAAGAATCCGGACATCATACCGCAAGGTGGGTTGG ACGGTCACGACCTGGACGACGAGTGGACGACAAAGGGTCACGGTCGGGCTTACGCCACTGCGGCGATGGCCGAGCAGAACGCCGTGATTACCTCCGGCACCTATGATCACCTGATGCCCACCTATGCCGTGGTCGACAAGAAGACGGGCCCGCCACCCGCCCACGGCCCATACATCCAGTATAATACGCTCATACCCGTTAGCAAAATGGGCGCTTATGCcaatcaacagcagcagctccaGCAGCAGCCGCAACAGAAG ACTGAGCTCAGCTATAGCGATCTGACCGCTCCTCTGGTGGGTGGCCCGGTGAGCGTTCAGCGGATGGCCCCCTATTGCAGCGCGACCTTGGGCCGGCCGGGGAGGCAGACGGAACTTAAGCGGGCGGAGCCGAACATCTACTCGCAG ATCGATCTGGCACATCATCCCATGCCCATGTACTCGACGAGCCCGATGTTTGGCACGAACAGCACCATCACCGGAGTCACAATGTCGCATCCATCACAATTGGCCACCTTCTCGCCGACGCCGCCGCCGCCCATCTTCACCCACAGCATGGTGACCACCGGCGATGGCCTCCTGCAGCCGGTGACGTGCATGGGCCTGGTGGCAACATCTTCGGCAGCATCGGTTCCCGGTTCGGTTCCACTGCCCccgcagcaacagcagcatcagcagcagcagcagcagcagctgacAGCGGCCAATGGCGGAAACGGAAGCATCGTCGGCATGGGCATGAGCCTTTATGGCAGCGATGTG GGAAAGCCACAGCTGCTAAAGACCGTGCCAGAAGAGGTGCACCACCAGTTAAACGGCGAGGATGTCCTGATTGCCCAGGATCGCAATCTCGGATCCGGAACTCGCTTCTGA